One Micromonospora sp. WMMD812 genomic window carries:
- a CDS encoding MFS transporter, whose product MFAPLRYAAFRYLAAGRLVNMLGNGIAPIALAFAVLDLTGSVRDLGLVVGARSLTNVLFLLFGGVVADRLPRRVVLVGSNLLGALTQAAVAALVLTGTASIPLLLALGAANGIVSALAQPASAAVTPQTVPADLIQPASAIVRLGMNAGMIGGAALGGLLVAAVGPGWGLAIDALTFAIAAAAFAGVRVAAPTAKSARTSIVADLREGWVEFTARTWVWVVVLGFMILNAALVGGVNVLGPAIADGTIGRGAWGVVLAAQTAGMVVGALVALRIRVRRLLLLGVVCMSAESFLLLGLALVPSVVVLVAAGLAVGVAVEQFAVAWETSIAQHIPADRLARVYSYDMVGSWVAIPVGQVAVGPAAVAIGNRNTLLILAALVVLSVLGMLTSRDVRRLEAVSPARTAAPAAAGPADGRSTDGRTTAPAGPVAHT is encoded by the coding sequence GTGTTCGCTCCGCTGCGATATGCCGCGTTCCGCTACCTGGCGGCCGGCCGCCTGGTCAACATGCTGGGCAACGGGATCGCTCCGATCGCGCTGGCCTTCGCCGTGCTCGATCTGACCGGCTCCGTCCGCGACCTGGGCCTGGTCGTCGGCGCGAGATCGCTGACGAATGTGCTGTTCCTGCTCTTCGGCGGCGTGGTGGCCGACCGGCTCCCACGCCGCGTCGTGCTCGTCGGCTCCAACCTGCTCGGCGCGCTGACCCAGGCGGCGGTGGCTGCCCTGGTGCTCACCGGCACGGCGTCGATCCCGCTGTTGCTGGCCCTCGGCGCGGCCAATGGCATCGTGAGTGCCCTGGCCCAGCCCGCCTCGGCCGCCGTGACGCCGCAGACTGTGCCGGCGGACCTGATCCAGCCGGCGAGCGCGATCGTCCGGCTCGGCATGAACGCGGGCATGATCGGCGGCGCCGCGCTCGGCGGACTCCTGGTCGCGGCTGTCGGGCCCGGCTGGGGCCTCGCCATCGACGCCCTCACGTTCGCCATCGCGGCCGCCGCCTTCGCCGGAGTCCGAGTCGCCGCCCCGACCGCGAAGAGCGCCCGCACGAGCATCGTCGCCGACCTGCGGGAAGGGTGGGTCGAGTTCACCGCCCGGACCTGGGTCTGGGTGGTGGTCCTCGGCTTCATGATCCTCAACGCGGCGCTCGTCGGCGGTGTGAACGTGCTCGGCCCCGCCATCGCCGACGGAACGATCGGCCGCGGCGCCTGGGGTGTCGTGCTGGCGGCGCAGACCGCCGGAATGGTCGTCGGTGCGTTGGTCGCCCTGCGGATCCGCGTACGCCGGCTGCTGCTGCTGGGCGTTGTCTGCATGTCCGCCGAGTCGTTCCTGCTGCTGGGGCTCGCCCTGGTGCCGAGCGTCGTCGTGCTGGTCGCGGCGGGACTGGCCGTGGGCGTGGCCGTCGAACAGTTCGCAGTGGCCTGGGAGACGTCGATCGCGCAGCACATCCCGGCCGACCGACTCGCCCGTGTCTACTCGTACGACATGGTGGGCTCCTGGGTCGCCATCCCCGTCGGCCAGGTGGCGGTCGGGCCCGCCGCCGTCGCGATCGGTAACCGCAACACGTTGCTGATCCTCGCGGCACTGGTGGTGCTGTCCGTCCTCGGCATGCTGACCAGCCGCGACGTCCGCCGGCTTGAGGCGGTGTCTCCCGCGCGCACCGCCGCACCGGCGGCGGCCGGACCAGCCGATGGCAGATCAACGGACGGGCGCACCACCGCGCCCGCCGGACCGGTCGCGCACACCTGA